From the genome of Miscanthus floridulus cultivar M001 chromosome 10, ASM1932011v1, whole genome shotgun sequence, one region includes:
- the LOC136485328 gene encoding probable calcium-binding protein CML46, whose product MENSSCAAACHFLVLQEACGINLFLKFLAWSVSVLQILLPCSCKSCNCICNCNHSSAEKVTQTPVITTDKEEIERRNKDQDDEKELTQEDIKTVMRNIGFNLDQENNMAIGNDSIARIFDDDEPSLQEVRQAFLVFDHNNNGYFDALDLQRVLKSLGLGEGVGMDECEQMIAKYDTNKDGKIDVAEFTKVLESGIC is encoded by the coding sequence ATGGAGAATTCATCGTGCGCTGCAGCATGCCATTTTTTGGTTCTCCAAGAGGCATGTGGTATCAACCTCTTCCTCAAATTCCTCGCTTGGTCCGTCTCAGTGTTGCAGATTCTCCTCCCCTGCTCATGCAAATCATGCAACTGCATCTGCAACTGCAACCATAGCTCTGCTGAGAAGGTGACACAGACACCGGTTATTACCACAGACAAAGAAGAAATAGAGAGAAGGAATAAAGATCAAGACGATGAGAAGGAGCTGACACAAGAAGATATCAAGACGGTAATGAGAAACATAGGTTTTAATTTGGATCAAGAGAACAACATGGCCATTGGCAATGATTCTATAGCTCGGATTTTCGATGACGACGAGCCGAGCTTGCAGGAGGTACGGCAGGCATTCTTGGTGTTTGATCACAACAACAATGGGTACTTCGACGCGTTGGATTTGCAGCGAGTGCTCAAGAGTCTAGGACTAGGGGAAGGTGTAGGGATGGATGAGTGCGAGCAGATGATCGCCAAGTATGACACGAACAAGGACGGGAAAATAGATGTTGCAGAGTTTACCAAGGTTTTGGAGTCTGGCATTTGCTAA
- the LOC136485329 gene encoding uncharacterized protein translates to MARLRLTVVALALCCCCLIHAPTTTGAAVDASFPRPGLEVVQEDTRVAVAPPSSSCGADDDQAVVAGEAVGGRREDEDGSGAGGLPGVRRQRPPLALGPAAKELMHP, encoded by the exons ATGGCGAGGCTACGCTTGACTGTGGTCGCCCTGGCcttgtgctgctgctgcctcATCCACGCGCCGACGACGACAGGTGCTGCCGTCGACGCCTCATTTCCTCGTCCTG GACTGGAGGTGGTGCAGGAGGATACTAGAGTGGCAGTGGCTCCGCCATCGTCGTCGTGCGGCGCGGACGACGATCAG GCCGTCGTAGCCGGAGAGGCGGTAGGCGGCCGGCGGGAGGACGAGGATGGATCTGGAGCTGGAGGACTACCCGGGGTCCGGCGCCAACGACCGCCACTCGCCCTGGGCCCAGCAGCGAAGGAACTGATGCATCCATGA